A stretch of DNA from Streptococcus sp. NPS 308:
GTCCTAGGTCGTACTCATAATCGTTACGTGTGTCAAGGACAACGGTATCTTCGTCAAGAAGGGCTTCTTTGAACTCTTTTGGAGACAAGTAAGCACCCGTTGTTTCAAGTGGGTTGATGTCGTTGTCAAAGTCATTATCTTCCAAACCAAGGTGGACAATTTCTTTCTTGTAGCGAACAAACATCTTCTTGAAGGCTTGTTCATTTTCTTCGTCAATCTTGAACCAGAGGTCTTCCATTCCTGGGAGGCTGTGAACATAGTCCATGTATTTTTGAGTTGTTTCATAGTCACCTGAAACGGTTCCGTTGATTCCCTCGTCAGCGACTAAGATACGACCTTTAAGGCCGATTGATTTACAGAAAGCCAAGTGATCTGCCGCAAATTGCTCTGCATTTTCAATTGGAGTATAGAGGTAGTAAAGTAAGACACGAATATCTTTTGCCATAAGATTTGTTCTCTTTTCTATTCTTAAATTTTCAGAATTTTTCATTCAACTATTCTAGTATACCCACTTGAGAAAACGAATGCAATTTATTTGACCGGAAATTAAAAAGGAGCTAATTCCAACGAATGTCTATTCCAATTTAAAAAATCCTTGGATTTCCCAAGGATTCTTTTTTAAACCTTTTTAGCTTTAGCCATATAGAAGAGTTGGAGTAGAATACCAATGATAGCCATACCGATAACGATAAAGAAGGCCATTGTATAATCTCCTTGGTTTGCCTGTGCAAGACGTGCCCCTAACTGAGGACCAGCAATAGCAGCTACACCATAAGCAGTAAACATCCATCCATAGTTTGTCCCTACGTAGGTCACGCCCCAGTTTTCAGCAGTAATTCCTGGGAAGGAACCGAGGAAGCCACCAAATGACAAGGCAACCATCATGATTCCAAGGATGGCCAAGATGCTTCCAGGACCTTTGAATAAGGCTGTGAGCAACAAACCAGTAGCGACCGCTCCAAACATGGCAATAACGGTAGGATAGCGGCCAATCTTATCAGAAACCGTACCCCAGAAGATACGACCAAATGTATTTGCAATGGATACCAGCATAACAAAGAGGGTCGCTTCTCCAACAAGTTGGTATTGGTCTGAGATTGCTGCTGCAGTTCCGATAATCATCATTCCGCCTGTAGCACCAAGAACATAGATCAACCATAGAAGCCAGTAATTTCCATCACGGAGCATTTCTTTATAAGTTTTTCCTTCTGGTTGAGCATTCCCAGCCGTTGGAGCAACAGTAGGAGCTTTGGCCATAACTAGGGAAGATGTACAGATCACTAGTAAAAGGACAATACCTAATACCTTAAAGGTAGAGTAAATCCCCATAGAAGCAATCAAAGATTTTGCAACCGGTCCGATAATTAGTGGACCCAAGCCAAATCCTGCCGCTGTCAATCCACCAGCTAGGCCTTTTTTGTCTGGGAACCACTTTGTCGCAACGGACGTAGATGCCCCATAAGCAGAGCCGATACCAAGTCCTAGGATGACACCGTACGTTAGATAAAGCACGGGTAGTGAGTTGGCAAAACCAGTCGCAAACATCCCTGTACCAAAGAGAATACCACCTAGAAAGACAAACTTTTTAGGTCCAACCGAATCTACTTTGGGACCGAAAAGAATCATTCCAACAGGTACCATAGCAAAAGAAATGCTAAAGGCTAAGGAAGTCTGAGCTTGAACCCATCCTTGACTAGCATTGGTTTCTAGGAGTGCCTTCTGAAAGACCGACCAGGCATATCCTGCACCTAGAGAGAGATTCGTTAAAATGGCCGCAGCCAAAATTAACCATCGATTGGGTGTTTTTTTCATATGAATAACCTCATGTAATATTTCTTGTTCCCAAAAGGGATAGCAAACAACTTTTTATCGGATTTTCACTTGCTGTGTTTCACTTGAATCTTTCATAATTTACAAAATATGAACAAGCTGAAATCAGACATAAATGAAACATTTAAGAAGAAATCCTGTCCACTTCTTAAATCAAAATCCAGTTAAATTTCACAATGTTAAGCGCTTTCATCGTACTCTTATTATAAGCTAGTTCATTCTAAAAATCTACTTAATTAAACTAATAGAGGTATTAGTCCAATTAATCGATATCTATATTTTATACTGGTATTTCACAAAGTTTTTAACAAGATTTTTTTACTTTTAGCTACTCTAATAAAAAAACCACTACCTCCCCCGGGAGTCCCAGAGGAGGTAGTGATAACATTTTTTAGGAATGAATACACGAAATCAGTTTGTCTTATGATTTTTTGCTTTTCAAGAATTCGTCGTATTGTTTTTGCATTTCATCCAATACTTTTTGGTATGCACCTTCAGATTTCAGTTTTTCCATCAATTCTGGAATAGCTTTATCAGGGTCTACAGTACCAGTGTTGATAGCTGTATCGAATTGTTGCATTGTGTTAGTGATTGCAGAGATTTCAGATTTTACGCTATCAGTGTTAAAGATGAATCCAAGCGCTGGAGATTCTTTAGCTTCTGCCAATTGTTTCTTAGAATCTTCGATTTGTTGGTCTGTAACGTTTTCGTTGATGTAAAGGATCCAGTTGTTACCAGTGTTCCATCCACCCATGTGAGTGTTTCCTTTGTATCCTTCAAGGACACGTACACGGTTTTCTTTACCTGGAATTTTCTCCCAGTTCTTGCCTTCTGGACCGTAAACAAGTCCATTCAAGAGTTCAGGGTTAGTGTTCAAGAGGTTCAACACTTCCATTGATTTTTCTTTGTTCTTAGAGTTGTTTGAGATAACAAAGTTAGCAACTTGAGTTGTTTGGTTTTTCTTGATGAAGTTAGTGAATGGTTTGATTTGGATGTCTTTGTTAGCAACACGTGAGAGCAAGCTGTTACCGTAGTCAGCTGGTCCTACTGTTTCTTCACGAACGAACCAAGTGTCTTGTTGAAGGTCAAATGAAGTGTCGCTTGTTGCTACGTCTTTTGGAATGTATCCTGCTTCGTAGAATTTGTGAAGAGTCTTCAAGTGTTCTTTGAAACGAGGAACGTCGTAACGGTTTACGATCTTAGTAGTATCCCCTTCAAGGTCGATAACGAATGGAAGTCCGTTTGCTACTGGGTAGTCAAAGTTTTCAGAAGGGATGAAGTTCTTAGTAACTGCAAATGGTACTACATCTGGAGCTTTTTCTTTGATTTGTTTCAAGACTGGTTCAAGTGTTTCGTATGAATTTACACCTGAAATGTCGATACCGTATTTAGCAAGAAGAGTTCCGTTGAAGGCAAAGTTTTGTGAAGATGCAACGTTAGCCGCAACTGGAACAGCGTAGATCTTACCGTTTACAGTGTTACCTTTGATGTAAGCTGGGTCAAGTGCTTTATAAAGCTCTGCTCCTTCTTTCTTGTACAATTCTGTCAAGTCAGCATAAGCACCTTTTTGCGCGTTTACGATGTAGTTATCTGCGAAAGCGATATCGTAGTTTTCACCTGATGATGTGATAACTGACATTTTCTTACCGTAGTCACCCCATCCAAGGTATTGGATATCCAATTTAGCACCAACTTTTTCTTCGATGATTTTGTTTGCATTTTCTAGC
This window harbors:
- a CDS encoding ABC transporter substrate-binding protein encodes the protein MKNWKKYAFASASVVALAASLAACGNLSGNNKKAADSGSGEKPVIKMYQIGDKPDNLDELLENANKIIEEKVGAKLDIQYLGWGDYGKKMSVITSSGENYDIAFADNYIVNAQKGAYADLTELYKKEGAELYKALDPAYIKGNTVNGKIYAVPVAANVASSQNFAFNGTLLAKYGIDISGVNSYETLEPVLKQIKEKAPDVVPFAVTKNFIPSENFDYPVANGLPFVIDLEGDTTKIVNRYDVPRFKEHLKTLHKFYEAGYIPKDVATSDTSFDLQQDTWFVREETVGPADYGNSLLSRVANKDIQIKPFTNFIKKNQTTQVANFVISNNSKNKEKSMEVLNLLNTNPELLNGLVYGPEGKNWEKIPGKENRVRVLEGYKGNTHMGGWNTGNNWILYINENVTDQQIEDSKKQLAEAKESPALGFIFNTDSVKSEISAITNTMQQFDTAINTGTVDPDKAIPELMEKLKSEGAYQKVLDEMQKQYDEFLKSKKS
- a CDS encoding L-lactate MFS transporter codes for the protein MKKTPNRWLILAAAILTNLSLGAGYAWSVFQKALLETNASQGWVQAQTSLAFSISFAMVPVGMILFGPKVDSVGPKKFVFLGGILFGTGMFATGFANSLPVLYLTYGVILGLGIGSAYGASTSVATKWFPDKKGLAGGLTAAGFGLGPLIIGPVAKSLIASMGIYSTFKVLGIVLLLVICTSSLVMAKAPTVAPTAGNAQPEGKTYKEMLRDGNYWLLWLIYVLGATGGMMIIGTAAAISDQYQLVGEATLFVMLVSIANTFGRIFWGTVSDKIGRYPTVIAMFGAVATGLLLTALFKGPGSILAILGIMMVALSFGGFLGSFPGITAENWGVTYVGTNYGWMFTAYGVAAIAGPQLGARLAQANQGDYTMAFFIVIGMAIIGILLQLFYMAKAKKV